One uncultured Pseudodesulfovibrio sp. genomic window carries:
- a CDS encoding chemotaxis protein, with the protein MSQTDILLETGTNELEIIEFFIDEVTPEGVERQYFGVNVAKVLEVVEAPAGLEGSEAAAHPSFLGTIPLRDLILPVVDLSVWLDIERSPAENEPIIVTEFNAMITGFLVSGVTQIHRVFWADVEPPSKYFSAMESNCITGTVKINDRFVLMLDLEQVLADLDESGQTQANLSTVVSDQRYRALVADDSTSVRQLLENNFSQANFEVTMVRDGAEAWALLDEIKIKCQAEGKSPLDYLDAVVSDVEMPQMDGYTLTRQIKEDPILKVLPVVLFSSLISKSVLHKGKAVMADEQVTKPEFHGLTEKVLNLIRGWERPGVSA; encoded by the coding sequence ATGAGTCAGACGGATATCCTGTTGGAAACTGGGACCAATGAGCTTGAAATCATAGAGTTCTTCATTGACGAGGTCACCCCCGAGGGGGTGGAGCGGCAGTATTTCGGCGTGAACGTGGCCAAGGTGCTTGAGGTCGTGGAGGCCCCGGCAGGGCTGGAGGGTTCCGAGGCGGCGGCGCACCCGAGTTTTTTGGGCACCATCCCGCTGCGCGACCTGATCCTGCCGGTGGTGGATCTGAGCGTGTGGCTGGACATTGAACGTTCGCCCGCCGAGAACGAGCCGATCATCGTCACCGAGTTCAACGCGATGATTACCGGCTTCCTGGTCTCCGGCGTGACGCAGATCCACCGGGTGTTCTGGGCCGACGTGGAACCGCCGAGCAAATATTTCTCCGCCATGGAGAGCAATTGCATCACCGGGACGGTGAAGATCAACGACCGGTTCGTGCTCATGCTCGACCTGGAGCAGGTCCTGGCCGATCTGGATGAGTCGGGCCAAACTCAGGCCAACCTGAGCACCGTGGTTTCAGACCAGCGATACCGGGCTCTGGTCGCGGACGATTCCACCTCGGTGCGGCAATTGCTGGAAAACAATTTCAGCCAGGCGAATTTCGAGGTCACCATGGTCCGTGACGGCGCCGAGGCGTGGGCCCTTCTGGATGAGATAAAGATCAAGTGCCAGGCCGAAGGCAAGAGTCCGCTCGATTACCTGGATGCGGTCGTCTCGGACGTGGAGATGCCGCAGATGGACGGCTACACCCTGACCCGTCAGATCAAGGAGGACCCGATTCTCAAGGTCCTTCCCGTAGTCCTTTTCTCCTCACTCATCTCCAAGTCCGTGTTGCACAAGGGCAAGGCGGTCATGGCCGACGAGCAGGTCACCAAGCCGGAATTCCACGGTCTGACCGAGAAGGTTCTCAACCTGATCCGTGGCTGGGAACGACCGGGAGTTTCCGCCTAG
- a CDS encoding DUF2325 domain-containing protein: MCAALIGGMDRLKQEYVTEAKRSGIKLKHFTGKERKISKALGQVDFVVMFTNKVSHKARKDVLDAVRGKDVPVYMHHSCGVSTLRKQLDEVTA; the protein is encoded by the coding sequence ATGTGCGCAGCGTTAATTGGCGGAATGGACCGACTGAAGCAGGAATATGTCACTGAAGCAAAGCGGAGTGGGATCAAACTGAAGCACTTCACCGGCAAGGAGCGCAAAATCTCCAAGGCGCTGGGCCAGGTGGACTTCGTGGTCATGTTCACCAACAAGGTGTCCCACAAGGCGCGCAAGGATGTCCTCGACGCGGTTCGCGGCAAGGATGTTCCGGTCTACATGCACCACTCCTGCGGCGTGTCCACCCTGCGCAAGCAGTTGGACGAGGTGACTGCCTAG